The following proteins come from a genomic window of Citrobacter europaeus:
- the yjdN gene encoding VOC family metalloprotein YjdN has translation MPLSPYISFAGNCADAIAYYQKTLGAELLYKINFGEMPKSAQDNEEGCPSGMKFPDTAIAHANLRVAGSDIMMSDSAPDGNAHYSGFTLVLDTQNVDEGKRWFDNLAANGKIEMDWQETFWAHGFGKVSDQYGVPWMINVVKQQQPTE, from the coding sequence ATGCCGTTAAGTCCCTATATCTCCTTTGCAGGCAACTGCGCTGACGCTATCGCTTACTACCAAAAAACGTTAGGCGCAGAGCTGCTCTACAAAATCAACTTCGGTGAAATGCCCAAATCCGCGCAGGACAACGAAGAAGGTTGCCCTTCCGGAATGAAATTCCCCGATACCGCCATTGCCCATGCCAATCTGCGCGTGGCAGGCAGCGACATCATGATGAGCGATAGCGCCCCCGACGGAAATGCTCACTACTCTGGCTTTACGCTGGTGCTCGACACGCAAAACGTCGACGAAGGCAAACGCTGGTTTGATAACCTGGCAGCAAACGGAAAAATCGAAATGGACTGGCAGGAAACCTTCTGGGCCCACGGTTTCGGTAAAGTGAGCGACCAGTATGGCGTGCCGTGGATGATCAACGTCGTCAAACAACAGCAACCTACTGAGTAA
- a CDS encoding phnA family protein → MSLPHCPQCNSEYTYEDNGMFICPECAHEWNDAEPAQDSDELIVKDANGNLLADGDSVTVVKDLKVKGSSSMLKIGTKVKNIRLVEGDHNIDCKIDGFGPMKLKSEFVKKN, encoded by the coding sequence ATGTCATTACCACACTGCCCGCAATGCAACTCCGAATACACTTACGAAGATAACGGCATGTTCATCTGCCCGGAATGCGCTCACGAATGGAACGATGCTGAACCGGCACAGGACAGCGACGAACTGATCGTTAAAGATGCCAACGGCAACCTGCTGGCTGACGGCGACAGCGTTACCGTAGTGAAAGACCTGAAGGTAAAAGGTAGCTCTTCCATGCTGAAGATCGGTACCAAAGTAAAAAACATTCGTCTGGTTGAAGGCGACCATAACATCGATTGCAAAATCGATGGCTTTGGCCCAATGAAGCTGAAATCTGAGTTTGTGAAAAAGAACTGA
- the crfC gene encoding clamp-binding protein CrfC, translated as MHTQTIYELSQEAERLLMLSLEHLRQLQKLPMTSLDDVALKQGEHSRQVVQPMHFSTRGMDVQQATLNNELRKITRLEMVLAIVGTMKAGKSTTINAIVGTEVLPNRNRPMTALPTLIRHTPGQKEPVLHFSHVAPIDALMKVLQQRVRECDRQRLTQTLEIDKDMNVLLQHIENGVAFERYYLGAQPIFHCLKSLNDLVRLSKALEVDFPFAAYAAIEHIPVIEVEFVHLAGQASYPGQLTLLDTPGPNEAGQPHLQKMLNEQLARASAVLAVLDYTQLKSISDEEVRQAIMAVGKSVPLYALVNKFDQKDRNSDDEEQVRALISGTLMQGGIAPERIYPVSSMWGYLANRARHELTTRGRLPDHQVQRWVQDFAEAALGRRWRTTDLEDKEHIRHAADLLWEDSLFEQPIQKVIHAAYANASLYALRSASHKLLNYAQSAHEYLEFRSHGLTVAYEKLRLNITHIEEDMQQLEVSQGRVSDEVSHEVELALEAAAGYLNDQQTEILCGINTFFVKENVLMMSQHGLGAGVSSAEMVGEMLVLHDEGQAKIVLDKMRSSCEVVLLAAQESISRDLALRFEQLESTLSRALNDAMRPIEQRVKEELNHAGFRARIRFPAFHAAMFNFNTRQLFNEAIEQDIPAENTPSPGGVVRDTFSRWLNQPNWGWNDYVETKTRYLIDMGALHNNLVHYVTQFCQQIRKALAAQVDISVTAGMATFFADFSQCLTQLQASLRESLTVRQQNESAVNALNEQLQHRITTAAWLYEDSRLLRDDINTLFATEHT; from the coding sequence ATGCACACACAGACAATATATGAATTAAGTCAGGAAGCGGAACGCTTGCTGATGCTCTCACTTGAACATCTCAGGCAATTGCAAAAATTGCCCATGACGTCGTTGGATGATGTCGCGCTAAAACAAGGAGAGCATAGCCGACAGGTTGTTCAACCCATGCATTTCAGCACGCGTGGCATGGATGTCCAGCAAGCAACGCTCAATAATGAACTGCGTAAGATTACGCGCCTGGAAATGGTGCTGGCGATTGTCGGTACCATGAAGGCGGGAAAATCGACGACGATTAATGCGATTGTGGGGACAGAAGTTTTACCTAATCGTAATCGCCCCATGACGGCGTTACCGACGCTAATTCGCCATACGCCGGGGCAGAAAGAGCCGGTACTGCATTTTTCACATGTCGCACCGATTGATGCCTTAATGAAAGTTTTACAGCAGCGCGTGCGCGAGTGCGATCGCCAGCGTCTTACGCAGACCCTGGAAATTGATAAGGATATGAATGTCCTGCTGCAGCATATTGAAAACGGCGTGGCATTTGAACGGTATTATCTTGGCGCACAGCCTATTTTCCATTGCCTTAAAAGCCTGAATGACCTGGTGCGTTTGTCAAAAGCGCTGGAGGTCGATTTTCCTTTTGCCGCTTATGCCGCGATTGAGCATATTCCGGTTATCGAGGTTGAGTTTGTCCATTTGGCCGGACAGGCGAGCTATCCGGGGCAATTAACATTGCTGGATACGCCAGGGCCGAATGAGGCCGGGCAACCGCACCTACAAAAGATGCTGAATGAACAGCTGGCGCGGGCTTCTGCGGTGCTGGCGGTGCTGGATTACACCCAACTGAAGTCGATTTCCGATGAAGAAGTACGTCAGGCGATTATGGCGGTTGGTAAGTCAGTGCCGTTATACGCGCTGGTGAACAAGTTCGATCAAAAAGACCGTAATAGTGATGATGAAGAGCAGGTGCGGGCGTTAATTTCCGGCACGCTGATGCAAGGCGGCATTGCCCCGGAGCGAATCTATCCAGTTTCCTCGATGTGGGGGTATCTGGCGAACAGGGCGCGTCATGAGCTGACGACCCGTGGGCGGCTGCCGGATCATCAGGTGCAACGCTGGGTACAGGACTTTGCCGAAGCGGCGCTTGGCAGACGCTGGCGCACCACCGATCTTGAGGATAAGGAGCACATCCGCCATGCCGCCGATCTGTTGTGGGAGGATTCGCTGTTTGAGCAGCCGATTCAGAAAGTGATTCATGCCGCTTACGCCAATGCTTCACTGTATGCGCTACGCTCAGCGTCGCATAAGTTATTGAATTATGCACAAAGCGCGCACGAATATCTGGAGTTTCGCTCCCACGGATTAACGGTTGCCTATGAAAAATTGCGGCTGAACATCACGCATATTGAAGAGGATATGCAACAGTTAGAAGTGAGTCAGGGGCGGGTCAGCGATGAAGTCAGCCATGAGGTCGAGTTGGCGCTGGAGGCTGCTGCGGGCTATCTCAATGATCAACAGACTGAGATTTTGTGCGGCATCAACACGTTCTTTGTCAAAGAAAACGTCCTGATGATGTCACAACATGGCCTGGGGGCTGGCGTCTCCTCGGCAGAAATGGTCGGAGAAATGCTGGTGCTGCACGATGAAGGCCAGGCGAAAATCGTGCTGGATAAAATGCGTTCGTCCTGTGAAGTGGTCTTGCTGGCGGCGCAGGAAAGCATCAGCCGGGACTTAGCCCTGCGCTTTGAACAGCTTGAGTCGACACTGTCCCGGGCGCTTAATGATGCCATGCGCCCTATTGAACAGCGGGTGAAAGAGGAACTGAATCACGCGGGTTTTCGGGCGCGGATCCGTTTTCCGGCGTTTCATGCGGCGATGTTTAACTTCAACACCCGCCAGTTGTTTAACGAGGCCATTGAACAGGATATTCCGGCGGAGAATACACCGTCTCCTGGCGGCGTGGTGCGTGATACCTTCTCGCGTTGGCTGAATCAACCCAACTGGGGATGGAATGATTACGTTGAAACGAAAACGCGTTATCTCATTGATATGGGCGCACTGCATAATAACCTTGTGCATTACGTCACCCAGTTTTGCCAACAAATTCGTAAAGCTTTAGCCGCTCAGGTCGATATTTCCGTTACGGCAGGCATGGCCACGTTTTTTGCTGATTTTTCACAGTGTTTGACGCAATTACAGGCGAGCCTGCGTGAGAGTCTGACCGTGCGCCAGCAAAATGAATCTGCGGTGAATGCCTTGAATGAACAGTTGCAGCATCGCATTACGACTGCGGCATGGCTTTATGAAGATTCCCGCTTGCTGCGCGACGATATCAATACCCTTTTTGCAACCGAGCACACATGA
- a CDS encoding YjcZ-like family protein, translating into MTNVLLEGPGRTLECVYPKFMVDLVQGDETKRSGGFLQQQQRLRARLTQEVLSQTQLRAWVMAGVSSEHLVMRLKLVEKLAGMIDPGHLALVRIAEGLRFLQQTEQPRGLPTPGLMQQVSALTDWFTQRGAYKEKALTQRGLTVQAGEHSEQIFTRWRAGAYDGWSLPGRCFVALEELRWGAFGDACRLANADVVSMLKDNLRTMAAQALADSVNAAPATRHYYHHWLSTPVVGGSGEHNDMLSWLGDWCDAQRHPVSWSVTQRWQNVALGMPRLCSAKRLVDAMVEEIFAPSPLIN; encoded by the coding sequence ATGACTAACGTGTTACTGGAAGGCCCCGGGCGGACGCTGGAGTGTGTCTACCCGAAGTTTATGGTCGATCTGGTTCAGGGAGATGAAACCAAACGTTCCGGCGGTTTTCTGCAACAGCAGCAGCGCCTGCGTGCGCGCCTGACGCAGGAAGTATTATCCCAAACGCAACTGCGTGCGTGGGTGATGGCGGGAGTGTCCAGCGAGCATCTGGTGATGCGTCTCAAGCTGGTAGAGAAGCTGGCGGGCATGATCGACCCGGGTCATCTGGCGCTGGTGCGCATTGCCGAAGGGCTGAGGTTTTTACAACAAACCGAACAGCCTCGCGGGCTGCCCACGCCCGGCCTGATGCAGCAGGTGAGTGCGCTCACTGACTGGTTTACCCAGCGCGGTGCTTATAAAGAGAAAGCGCTGACGCAACGCGGTCTGACGGTGCAAGCTGGCGAACACAGCGAGCAAATCTTTACCCGTTGGCGGGCTGGCGCGTATGACGGCTGGTCGTTGCCTGGACGCTGTTTTGTTGCGCTGGAGGAGTTACGCTGGGGAGCCTTCGGTGACGCCTGCCGGTTAGCGAATGCCGATGTGGTGTCAATGCTAAAAGACAACCTGAGAACCATGGCTGCGCAGGCGCTGGCGGACAGCGTGAATGCGGCACCCGCCACGCGTCATTACTATCATCATTGGCTCAGCACGCCAGTTGTCGGCGGCTCGGGCGAGCACAACGATATGTTAAGCTGGCTGGGGGACTGGTGCGATGCGCAGCGTCATCCGGTGAGCTGGTCGGTGACGCAGCGTTGGCAAAATGTAGCGTTGGGAATGCCGCGATTGTGTTCGGCTAAACGGCTGGTTGATGCGATGGTTGAGGAGATTTTTGCACCGTCCCCGCTCATCAATTGA
- the kdgT gene encoding 2-keto-3-deoxygluconate transporter, whose amino-acid sequence MKIKATIERIPGGMMLIPLLLGAVLNTLAPDTGAYFGSFTKGMISGTVPILAVWFFCIGASIDLRATGTVLRKSGTLVITKIAVAWVVAMIAASFIPDTGIQTGFFAGLSVLAIVSAMDMTNGGLYASLMNQYGTKEESGAFVLMSLESGPLMTMVILGSAGLASFEPHHFIGAVLPFLIGFTLGNLDHDLRSFFSKATPVLIPFFGFALGNTINLSVIVDTGLLGILLGVAVIVITGIPLIIADRVIGGGNGTAGVAASSAAGAAVANPVIIAQINPAFEPVAASATALVAASVIVTAILVPIITALYAKRFNKNLVVNEAAATPADSLHH is encoded by the coding sequence ATGAAAATTAAAGCCACGATTGAACGCATCCCCGGCGGAATGATGTTGATTCCCCTGTTATTAGGCGCAGTGTTAAATACGTTAGCTCCGGATACCGGTGCGTATTTCGGTTCGTTTACCAAAGGAATGATCAGCGGAACGGTACCGATTCTGGCTGTATGGTTTTTTTGTATCGGTGCATCTATTGATTTACGGGCAACCGGCACGGTATTACGCAAGTCCGGTACGTTGGTAATAACCAAAATAGCCGTGGCGTGGGTAGTGGCAATGATTGCTGCTTCCTTTATTCCTGATACCGGTATTCAAACCGGGTTCTTTGCCGGTCTTTCCGTACTGGCAATTGTTTCAGCGATGGACATGACCAACGGCGGTTTGTACGCCAGCCTGATGAACCAGTATGGAACCAAAGAAGAGTCCGGCGCATTTGTGTTGATGTCTCTGGAGTCCGGTCCGTTAATGACCATGGTGATCCTCGGCTCCGCAGGTCTGGCCTCCTTCGAGCCACACCATTTTATCGGCGCGGTATTACCCTTCCTGATTGGTTTTACGTTGGGTAACCTGGATCACGACCTGCGTTCTTTCTTCAGCAAAGCCACACCGGTGCTGATCCCGTTCTTCGGCTTCGCGTTGGGCAACACAATTAACCTGAGCGTAATCGTTGATACAGGCCTGCTGGGTATCCTGCTGGGTGTCGCGGTTATCGTTATCACCGGTATCCCACTGATTATTGCTGACCGCGTTATTGGCGGTGGGAACGGTACAGCGGGCGTAGCCGCCTCTTCCGCAGCAGGCGCTGCGGTAGCAAACCCGGTGATTATCGCCCAGATTAACCCGGCGTTCGAACCGGTTGCCGCATCCGCAACGGCGCTGGTTGCCGCCAGCGTGATTGTCACCGCCATTCTGGTGCCGATTATCACCGCGCTGTATGCCAAACGTTTTAATAAAAATCTGGTCGTCAATGAGGCTGCGGCAACCCCGGCAGACTCCCTGCACCACTAA
- the proP gene encoding glycine betaine/L-proline transporter ProP, producing the protein MLKRKKIKPITLRDVTIIDDGKLRKAITAASLGNAMEWFDFGVYGFVAYALGKVFFPGADPSVQMVAALATFSVPFLIRPLGGLFFGMLGDKYGRQKILAITIVIMSISTFCIGLIPSYASIGIWAPILLLLCKMAQGFSVGGEYTGASIFVAEYSPDRKRGFMGSWLDFGSIAGFVLGAGVVVLISTIVGEDNFLEWGWRIPFFLALPLGLIGLYLRHALEETPAFQQHVDKLEQGDRQGLQEGPKVSFKEIATKHWRSLLACVGLVIATNVTYYMLLTYMPSYLSHNLHYSEDHGVLIIIAIMIGMLFVQPIMGLLSDRFGRRPFVIMGSIALFVLAIPAFILINSNVIGLIFAGLLMLAVILNCFTGVMASTLPAMFPTHIRYSALAAAFNISVLIAGLTPTLAAWLVESSQNLMMPAYYLMVIAVIGLITGMTMKETANQPLKGATPAASDIQEAKEILGEHYDNIEQKIEDIDQEIADLQLKRTRLVQQHPRIDE; encoded by the coding sequence ATGTTAAAAAGGAAAAAAATAAAACCAATAACGCTGCGCGACGTTACCATCATTGATGACGGTAAATTGCGAAAAGCCATTACCGCGGCGTCGTTAGGTAATGCGATGGAGTGGTTTGATTTTGGTGTTTATGGGTTTGTTGCTTACGCATTAGGTAAAGTGTTCTTCCCGGGGGCTGACCCCAGCGTGCAGATGGTTGCCGCACTTGCTACTTTCTCTGTTCCCTTTCTGATTCGACCGCTTGGCGGATTGTTCTTCGGTATGCTTGGCGATAAATACGGTCGTCAGAAGATACTCGCTATCACCATTGTGATTATGTCGATAAGTACCTTCTGTATCGGTCTTATTCCCTCGTATGCCTCGATTGGTATCTGGGCGCCGATTCTGCTGTTGCTGTGTAAGATGGCGCAGGGGTTCTCGGTCGGCGGAGAGTATACCGGGGCGTCGATTTTTGTCGCAGAGTACTCGCCAGACCGTAAGCGCGGGTTTATGGGCAGCTGGCTGGACTTCGGCTCAATTGCCGGGTTTGTGCTGGGTGCGGGCGTGGTGGTCCTGATTTCAACTATCGTCGGCGAGGACAACTTCCTTGAGTGGGGCTGGCGTATTCCGTTCTTCCTGGCGCTACCGTTAGGGCTGATTGGTCTGTACCTGCGTCATGCGCTGGAAGAGACGCCGGCGTTCCAGCAGCACGTGGATAAACTGGAGCAGGGCGATCGTCAGGGGCTGCAGGAAGGTCCTAAGGTCTCGTTTAAAGAGATTGCGACCAAACACTGGCGTAGCCTGTTGGCATGTGTTGGTCTGGTGATTGCCACTAACGTTACCTACTACATGCTGCTCACCTATATGCCGAGTTATCTGTCGCATAACCTGCATTACTCTGAAGACCACGGCGTGTTGATTATTATCGCCATCATGATTGGTATGCTGTTTGTGCAGCCGATTATGGGTTTGCTCAGCGACCGCTTCGGGCGTCGTCCGTTTGTGATCATGGGCAGTATTGCGCTGTTTGTGTTGGCGATTCCGGCATTTATTCTGATTAACAGTAACGTCATCGGCCTGATTTTCGCCGGATTGTTGATGTTGGCGGTGATCCTCAACTGCTTTACCGGGGTGATGGCGTCAACGTTACCGGCGATGTTCCCGACGCATATTCGCTACAGTGCGCTGGCCGCCGCGTTTAATATCTCGGTATTGATCGCCGGTCTGACTCCGACATTGGCTGCATGGTTGGTGGAAAGCTCGCAGAATCTGATGATGCCTGCTTATTATCTGATGGTGATTGCGGTGATTGGTTTAATTACCGGCATGACCATGAAAGAGACCGCCAATCAACCGCTGAAAGGGGCCACGCCTGCCGCTTCGGATATTCAGGAAGCGAAAGAGATCCTTGGCGAGCACTACGATAATATCGAGCAGAAAATCGAAGATATCGATCAGGAAATTGCCGATCTGCAGCTCAAGCGTACGCGCCTGGTGCAGCAGCATCCACGTATCGATGAGTAA
- the pmrR gene encoding LpxT activity modulator PmrR translates to MKTRIYESLTTVCSLLIVSSFLYVWVSSY, encoded by the coding sequence ATGAAAACCCGCATTTATGAAAGTTTGACCACCGTGTGCAGCCTGCTGATCGTCAGCAGCTTTTTGTACGTATGGGTGAGTTCTTACTGA
- the pmrB gene encoding two-component system sensor histidine kinase PmrB: MQFLKQPLPLRHRLMLTIGLILLVFQLISTFWLWHESTEQIQLFEQALRENRNNDRHILHEIREAIASLIVPGIFMVSLTLLICYQAVRRITRPLADLQKELETRAADNLAPIEVHSSTVEIQAVVSALNELVTRLTTTIENERLFTADVAHELRTPLSGVRLHLELLSKAHKVDVTPLIARLDQMMDSVSQLLQLARVGQSFSAGSYQHVKLLEDVILPSYDELSTMLELRQQTLLLPQSAADVVVRGDATLLRMLLRNLVENAHRYSPEGTNITISLNTGHDAVLAVEDEGPGIDESKCGELSKAFVRMDSRFGGIGLGLSIVSRITQLHHGHFYLQNRQGTTGTRAWVELAKGQ, from the coding sequence CTGCAATTTCTAAAACAACCGCTCCCGCTTCGTCATCGCCTGATGCTGACGATCGGTCTTATTCTGCTGGTCTTTCAGTTGATAAGCACCTTCTGGTTGTGGCACGAAAGCACCGAGCAAATACAGTTGTTCGAGCAGGCGTTACGCGAAAATAGAAATAACGATCGCCACATCCTGCATGAAATCCGCGAAGCCATCGCCAGCCTGATCGTCCCCGGCATCTTTATGGTCAGCCTGACGCTGCTGATTTGTTACCAGGCGGTACGGCGAATCACTCGCCCACTGGCGGATCTGCAAAAAGAGTTAGAAACGCGGGCCGCCGATAACCTGGCGCCGATTGAAGTTCACAGTTCAACCGTTGAGATCCAGGCGGTCGTCTCAGCGCTCAACGAGCTGGTAACGCGGCTCACCACCACTATCGAAAACGAACGCTTATTTACCGCCGATGTCGCCCACGAACTGCGTACACCGCTGTCGGGCGTTCGCCTGCATCTGGAATTACTGTCAAAAGCCCATAAGGTCGACGTTACGCCGTTAATTGCCCGTCTTGACCAAATGATGGACAGCGTGTCGCAACTGCTGCAACTTGCCCGCGTCGGACAGTCGTTTTCGGCCGGGAGCTACCAGCACGTCAAACTGCTGGAGGACGTTATTCTGCCCTCCTACGATGAACTCAGCACCATGCTGGAGCTGCGCCAGCAGACGTTGCTCCTGCCGCAAAGCGCGGCGGACGTTGTCGTACGTGGCGATGCTACGCTATTGCGAATGTTACTGAGAAACCTGGTAGAAAACGCGCATCGTTACAGTCCGGAAGGCACTAATATTACGATTAGCCTGAATACCGGGCATGATGCCGTCCTGGCCGTTGAAGATGAAGGACCCGGCATTGATGAAAGTAAATGCGGGGAGTTGAGCAAAGCGTTTGTGCGTATGGACAGCCGTTTTGGCGGGATTGGGCTGGGGCTGAGCATTGTCAGTCGTATCACCCAGTTACATCACGGGCATTTCTATTTGCAAAATCGTCAGGGAACCACCGGCACTCGCGCCTGGGTGGAATTAGCGAAAGGTCAGTAA
- the pmrA gene encoding two-component system response regulator PmrA, with product MKILIVEDDTLLLQGLILAAQTEGYACDGVSTARAAEQCLETGHYSLVVLDLGLPDEDGLHFLNRIRQKKYTVPVLILTARDTVKDRVSGLDVGADDYLVKPFALEELHARIRALLRRHNNQGESELIVGNLTLNIGRRQVWMDGQEVILTPKEYALLSRLMLKAGSPVHREILYNDIYSWDNEPSTNTLEVHIHNLRDKVGKSRIRTVRGFGYMLVATEES from the coding sequence ATGAAAATTCTGATTGTTGAAGACGATACGTTGTTATTACAGGGACTGATACTCGCCGCGCAAACAGAAGGTTATGCCTGTGACGGCGTATCAACGGCCCGTGCAGCAGAGCAGTGTCTGGAGACCGGACATTACAGCCTGGTGGTTCTGGACCTGGGTTTACCGGATGAAGACGGCCTGCATTTCCTGAACCGCATCAGGCAGAAAAAATACACCGTGCCGGTGCTTATTCTCACCGCGCGCGACACGGTGAAAGACAGGGTCAGCGGGCTGGACGTGGGTGCCGATGACTATCTGGTCAAACCCTTCGCGCTGGAAGAACTGCACGCCCGCATCCGGGCGCTGCTGCGTCGTCATAACAATCAGGGCGAAAGTGAATTAATTGTCGGCAATCTGACGCTGAATATCGGTCGTCGCCAGGTGTGGATGGATGGACAAGAGGTCATCTTAACGCCGAAAGAATACGCGCTCCTGTCACGCCTGATGCTCAAAGCCGGCAGCCCGGTACACCGGGAAATCCTGTATAACGACATCTACAGCTGGGATAACGAACCGTCGACCAATACGCTGGAAGTACACATTCACAACCTGCGTGACAAAGTGGGCAAATCACGGATCCGCACGGTCAGGGGATTTGGCTATATGCTGGTTGCCACTGAGGAAAGCTAA
- the eptA gene encoding phosphoethanolamine transferase EptA, giving the protein MLKLLFKRPTLGLISWLLLISFYLATFLNIAFYKQVLQDLPLDSVRNVLVFLSMPIVAFSVMNIVLTLASFLWLNRLVACIFILVGASAQYFIMTYGIIIDRSMIANMMDTTPAETFALLTPQMLITLGVSGILAALIACWVRIKPITPALRSVLFRGANILVSALLIVLVAAFFYKDYASLFRNNKELVKSLSPSNSIVATSSWYSHQRLAHLPLVRIGEDAHRNPLMVKEKRKNLTIVVLGETSRGDNFSLSGYSRQTNPRLEKDDVVYFPHTTSCGTATAVSVPCMFSDMPRAHYDEELAQHQEGVLDIIQRAGINVLWNDNDGGCKGACDRVPHQNMTKLNLPGQCIDGECYDDVLFHGLEEYINNLQGDGVIVLHTIGSHGPTYYNRYPAQFKKFTPTCDTNEIQTCSQQQLVNTYDNTILYVDYIVDKAINILKEHQDNFTTSLVYLSDHGESLGENGVYLHGLPYSIAPDTQKHVPMLLWLSEDYQQRYQVSQTCLQKRASSENFSQDNLFSTLLGLTGVQTQKYQAADDILQPCRGG; this is encoded by the coding sequence ATGTTAAAGCTCCTGTTTAAAAGGCCCACTCTCGGGCTCATCAGTTGGCTTCTGCTGATCTCATTTTATCTTGCGACTTTCCTGAACATTGCGTTCTATAAACAAGTTCTGCAAGACCTGCCACTGGACTCCGTGCGCAACGTGCTGGTGTTTTTATCAATGCCGATCGTCGCATTTAGCGTCATGAATATTGTGCTGACGCTGGCCTCATTCCTGTGGCTAAATCGCCTGGTGGCGTGCATTTTCATTCTGGTTGGCGCATCGGCTCAATATTTCATCATGACCTACGGCATCATCATCGACCGCTCGATGATCGCCAACATGATGGACACCACGCCCGCTGAAACCTTCGCTTTGCTGACGCCGCAAATGCTCATCACACTCGGGGTGAGCGGCATTCTGGCCGCGCTCATTGCCTGCTGGGTCAGAATCAAGCCTATTACTCCGGCGCTGCGCAGCGTACTGTTTCGTGGCGCGAACATTCTGGTCTCCGCGCTGCTGATCGTGCTGGTCGCCGCGTTCTTCTATAAAGATTACGCCTCGCTGTTTCGCAACAATAAAGAACTGGTGAAATCCCTCAGCCCATCTAACAGCATTGTGGCGACGTCTTCCTGGTATTCGCATCAGAGGCTGGCCCATCTGCCGCTGGTGCGCATTGGTGAAGATGCCCATCGCAATCCGTTGATGGTGAAAGAAAAACGTAAGAACCTGACGATTGTGGTTCTCGGCGAGACCTCACGCGGCGATAACTTCTCGCTATCCGGCTATTCGCGCCAGACCAACCCGCGGCTGGAAAAAGATGATGTGGTCTATTTCCCCCACACCACTTCCTGCGGAACGGCGACGGCGGTGTCGGTGCCCTGCATGTTCTCCGATATGCCGCGCGCGCACTACGACGAGGAACTGGCGCAGCATCAGGAAGGCGTGCTCGACATTATTCAACGGGCGGGAATTAACGTGCTGTGGAACGATAACGACGGCGGCTGCAAAGGGGCTTGTGATCGGGTACCGCACCAGAATATGACTAAGCTGAACCTGCCAGGGCAGTGTATTGACGGTGAATGCTACGATGACGTGCTGTTCCACGGGCTGGAAGAGTACATCAATAACCTGCAAGGCGACGGGGTGATTGTGCTGCACACCATCGGCAGCCACGGTCCGACCTATTACAACCGCTATCCTGCGCAGTTCAAGAAATTTACGCCAACCTGCGACACCAACGAAATCCAGACCTGTTCACAGCAACAGTTGGTCAATACTTACGACAACACCATTCTTTACGTTGACTATATTGTTGATAAAGCAATCAATATACTGAAAGAGCACCAGGATAATTTCACCACCAGCCTGGTTTATCTTTCCGATCACGGCGAATCCTTAGGGGAAAATGGCGTCTATTTACACGGCCTGCCGTATTCGATTGCGCCAGATACGCAAAAACATGTGCCGATGCTGCTGTGGCTCTCAGAAGATTATCAGCAACGCTATCAGGTCTCTCAGACATGTTTGCAAAAACGGGCAAGCTCAGAGAATTTCTCGCAGGATAATCTCTTCTCCACCCTGCTGGGATTAACGGGCGTGCAAACACAGAAATATCAGGCGGCAGATGATATTCTGCAACCCTGCCGGGGAGGCTAA